In Artemia franciscana unplaced genomic scaffold, ASM3288406v1 Scaffold_6226, whole genome shotgun sequence, the DNA window gtaggtataacaatcgagttataaccaatacagtgtttggtcataaaatggcccgtAAGTTagcatggtattcacgtgattgTAAGACAGCACACCTAATTGATTATCCTActgtaaaccaaagactggcaggataATACAAGATACAAGGGTACATAAGAGCGCTATtactgatgttaaaagtaaagaccacCACCTAGTGGAATCTGGGGttaatctaaagctgaaatttcgaaaGAGTAACTGCCTCCCGGTAAGTTATGATGtcggtagactccaggatgaaaatttgagagaaacttttcaGGAAGAGATGAACACTGatatgcaaaatttaaaatttgataatgtgaaagatagatggaataattttagcaaAACGATTTTAgtagttgctgatggtgtcttagggaagaaactTAGAAGCACAgataggaatattagtgaaaaaccTTTGTGTAAAGTGGCTTGtgcaagaattatctgagtgatagatcaaatgaaaacaaaagggaTGTAAAGAAGGTGGAGAAAGCTTAAAAGCAGGAACTAAAGGAGTGTGAATTTCTGGCCTGTCAAGGACCTGGAAGATGCATCTAGACACcataatagcaaaaaaaatttactgacatgttaataaattgaaagggagtagccaatcaaGACTTGTCCCAGATAAAGATaagaacggggccacaattagtgataaggaaagagttagaGATTGGCAGAACATTCTGAGATTGAGCTAAACTGAGAcagagttacaggaaaagatatggaggaaaatggaaaatttgtGATATCTTGGACGTAAAGGAATTTTTTTGCTAGGAGCGATAgaactaaaaggattaaaaataataagactcCAAGTACTGATGGTGTGGTAAATAAGCTTCTTAAACATGGTGGCTTTgaggttaaaaataagttactgaagatcatgaatatgattttcgaaAATGGGGAATTCCTAGCGATTCaaggaaaactttaattaaaccactgtataagaaaggtgataagagtgagtttggcaattatcaaggcattagtctggtctctgtagctAGTAGATTACTTAGTAACATGATATTTATTAGACTAAGAGATAATATAGACAAAGTCATACGAGAAGAACAGtgagttttagaaaaggtagaggatgtgtcaaccaaaattttactcttaggttaataattgagaagtgctgAGTTATCAAAAACCTTCGGTGcccagttttatagattatatgCAACTGTTTAATtctattgatagaagagctttaacgAAGATCATATCCTTGTATggcataccagacaaatacattaaagtgactaATGCTATGTGCGAGAATAACaatgctgtggttaaggtaggaaatcaggttagcagctggtttcgaaTAAAATGAGGAATTATGCAGGATTGTTTTATCCCACTTTACATGGATAATTTTAGCGGATTTTGTCGGAAGAAGCACTGGAAAGGTAATGGGACACCCAGAATCAAATCGGGAGGGAAAATGTTTCCTGCACTCagattttgctgatgatttaagcatcctagatgaaagtgtgagcaaagtGAATGAGCTCTTAGGAGGGTTTGCGAGTTCAGGgagctagaataggtttaaaaattagtCACCAGGGCTAAGAATAAGTGAAGAGGAAAATATCAagttaggtaacgaaaagattgatcaggcggacagctttacttaccttgatagtattattagtaaagacggtgggagcagcgaagatgttaaaaatagaacagTGAAGGCTCAGTGCGTtctttcacagttaaaaaagtttttgaagaatgggaaaataagtctgcaaaccaaaagTAGAACTTTGGAATGGCATTGAccaaatattgttttgaagcatgggcgctcgaaaagcggatgaagactTGCTAGATGATTTCGACAGAAATTACCTGAGGATTGTTctaggtacccggctgactgacagTATTTCCAAAAATAGGCTGTGCAAAAAGTGTGggtcaatcccactttctaggcctataatgagagaaaggttgagatggctagggcaagtTTTATGGACGAAGGATGTCAGATtatcaaagattgtccttttctgcCAACCGTATAGTGCtatacggaaagcaggtcgtccgtggtTGGGGCTGGGGGATGTCCTaaagaaagattaaaagaaaatgggagcttcctgggaaggtgtaaacAAGGATgctctgaatagattgggatacgGGAGGAGTATGGGTAGCTGTATTCGGGCGGCTTGATGCTGTGCTTGAGTTGTTGGTAGTGTTAGCAGTAGATATTGGTGGTACTGGAAAGGGTTTGTCCAAATACGCAAAATACCTGGTTCGGCTGCCACTTTGGACTAGCAACAGCACTATATCAACCAAATATGGAGTCACTAGCCCTTTAGATGCAATCCAAAGAAGAACTGAGTCGGTTCCAaagcataaaatttttattctacttCCTTGAACGTCTTTCTATAGGCTGGCCATTAATTAAGTGTtgattttatattcattgtgtCTTTTTTCCCCTACTCTGTCAGTTGTGTGATTTGGTACACCACGATGGACAATGAAATCTTACTTAATTACAaggattttacaaaaaaaaactacctggGAAAGATATAGTTTTGCAATCAGAAATAACAGAAGGAAAAAGATAGGGCATCATTTTGGCAAATAATTAGATGCTCTACAACACCCAGCAGCTCTTTGTTATGATTTCTCAAATCCCATTCTAACCCACTCTAACCAAAGCACTAATGTTTAGACATCACCACTTTCGGCCAATCAGTACTACCTAATAGTTAAATTCAAACTCTAATTAGTAAGAAATTGCTATTCTTATCTTTAAACTCACCTGCTCTGTCCTCCTCTTCAAACTCATCAAGGATTGCTTGAGATAAATCAGGGAAAAATCCCTGGTCAACGGATTCAAATCTACCTCTAGGACCTTCGTTCAATCTACTGCTAGAACCTGCCACAGTTGCAGGAGTCACTTCTATTGTATCATCTTCGCTGTCATCACTATCAAGAGTTATTTCTTCAATAGCACTGTCATTGCTTGAACGAATGTCGTCTAAGAGAGACTTATCGTCTTTGGCATTTGACAAGATTGTATTCTGTAGCATTATATTCATATGGTTCTCACCATTTCCATTAAGAACAAGATTTTGGTCTTCAGATGCAATTTGCTGAGAAATTTCTTCAATCCACTGTGTAACATCATCGTTTGAATCACTGTCatataaaacttcttttttcaaacgaaatCCTTCGTCAAGGTCATCCGCCATAGTCAGAGGACTTCGTCCATCATCACTTTTACTACAATTAGATTGTTCATCGTCAGAATCTTCAATCACTATTACATCTACTTGCGAATAGCCTGATGAATCGAAATTAGGTGGCTTAGGACGAATAGACGGGGTGTAttctaattttactttattcaagtcgacagaattcaaactttcacTTTGAACACTTACAGTTTTACATGGAGAGGTTAAACTTGTTTCATCAGGATTAACACCTGTAAATTTGTTTTGGATAATTGGATGTCCAGACACTATTTCACCACTAGATTCATAAGATTGTTTTTCTAATTCCTTGTCCAAAAGTCTCCTATACCCCCCTGAGGTACTCGGCTGACTCATGTCAACGACCATTCTATTAACGAAATTGTGATGACAAACACAAGAAGTTTGAGGATAAGTCACTGGCTTTGGAAGACTTCGCAATCCTGGCAAATCAGAGAGGTCAGCTATCTCAATCTGGTTTTCATCTATAAAACTTGGTAAATGCATTGCCTCAAACTGCTTTTTCAATATTGAACGTTCATAATCAGTAACAACAGATATATTTTCGGTTTTCGTGGAAATTCCTGCTTCTGGAACAGCTGGAAGTTCCTGGAATAGCAATTAAACCTACttagagaaaattaaagagcgatTTCTACACTATAAGTATATCAAAAAGCggttaaaaattaattagaagcagatttttcccaaatcaagtgaaaataacagtaaaaatgaaaaatgagttatatagtaccataaaggcaaagatatacttaAGACAACTTATccgtttctctggatgcttgaattatataGGCTTATCTTGGTTTTGACTAGATTGCCCCCTGTCCCATACCAAATTACACCCCTGGTCCACAGAGGCATATTCAGGACCTTTTGACTGCTTGTAAATTTTTGGAACGGGGATAATAGatgaagatataaaatattgtgCAAGATTTTAGAAGTCTTATTTATTTCGTATTTCCACTCCTGTTTCTGCTGGAAGTATATACTAGATTTTGTAACTATAATGATCTGTACTAGATATTGACCAGGAAATTTGCTTTTATACTTTTAGATATTAAGCCTTATCATTTAAATCTATAGCAGATAGATTCGGAACCGCGCCATAGGACTTGCGAGGTCATAATTATCGGAGGTTTACCCGTTACCCGGAAATAATAGGAATTGTGACGTATCGTGGAAAGGTCCAACCAGCAAACggatgtgcaaaatatttagtGGTAATAGTGgatgaaaacctttctttccttcctcACATCCATGCTGTAGAATCAAAGCTTTCTAGGAATCTGGGTGTCATGAAGAAATTGAAGCACACATTCCCACGTAAAACCCTAACCCTTTTCTACAAAGCGCTCATTAAACCCCACTTACAGTATTGCACAACAGTATGGCAATCGACGTTCAAATCCCGTCTAAAAAACTGGATTCCATCCACAAGAATCCCTTGAAAATcaacaaacacacagaagattATCTGTCGGTGAAATCGCTGTTTGAGCTTTCCTACTTGGTTTTTGTTTTCGGATTCTTCAGCGGCTTGCTTCCACCGCTTTTAGGAATCTATTCGGTTGGTAGTCGGACAGGATCTTCCAATTACAAGACTATCTGCACAAATCAATATTCGACATAAGCCGACAGTGAGGTCGGGTTTTCCGCCTGACATCGTCTGCGCTAAGGCTTATTATACCCTACCGCTTAAACTGAGAGGTAGGAGCTCCCTTGGTTCTTTcacaaagagaataaaaaattatcttgttttgaagtagattaaattgaataaacactttaaataaataagagaCTTTAGTCATTATTGAGTATTTTTTGTGGGAATTGGAGTGGTTTCCTCCTGGATGAAAAAGTGGAGACTTGTAAGGATGATTTTGTTGTAGGGGCCATGGTTGTAGCGAGAagtggagggagagccataGTGCGTAATTAGTTTTGAGGTGATAAGAGACTCAGTATGCATTTTAGCATAGAGACGAGAGATTatgtatgttatgactgttaaatttttttttcataagccCGAGAGAACTGAACTGAACCATCCTTAATGCAATGCCGAATTTTTATACAGGTACCAAGTTTTGGTAGAGAACACCTGTGCAGCCaaactaaaactgaaataaaaaaggtaagagCAATTACCCACAAGATTAGCGTAAATGATTAGAATCTATCAACAAATTTGATTCTTTCAAGCTTAAGGTTTAAGCTTACAACACTTTCAAAGCTTAAAGAGATCAgcttaaataaagaaataaataaacataaaaaaaacttgttttataatACCTTTGCATTTGTAACTCAGTTATCTATCGTTATCTAAGTTATAATCGTTATCTATTAACGAATTTGACATTTTTAGGCCTGAAATTTAAGCTTATAACACTTGTCAAGCTTAAAAAGATCAGTTTGGATAAAGAACCAAATAAGTATAAGAAAAGATTTACTTTATAATACCTTTGCATTTGTAACTAATAATACGTTTATTAAAACCTGAGAGGGAAATTTAACCCAGGTTTATGATTTAAGCATTAAGCTTAAAATGCTTATAAGCTGAAAAATTCTTGACAAGTTGAAACAGCCAAGCTTAAATAAACAGGACTATAAAAACTTTAACgagaattaaggtaaaattcttgATAAGGGGCTTTCGTTGAAAGTATGTAGGCTAAATTTATCTCAGGAAAAGCTTAgaaatcaatttgaaattttcatggggTGCTGAATGACCTCATGGTCATTGGGGTGCTGAAACCTCACGGTTTCATGGGGTGCTGATGTACCTCAAATTTTGACCTGGAAGGAGAGACAAAGGTCAATTGAAAGAAACTATTCATGCAGGTTAACATAACCTCCTCGACCTTAGATAGAGATCAAGCTGAAAATTTTGGAATGGTGGGAGGTGTTGTACGCTAGGGTTTATGCCGGGTTAAGTAGATTCTAAATAGATGCAAGCGTCACTTTCACTTTAGTTTCTGGggtattttatcattttctaGGAATATATTGTGGGTTTAGTTTGGGTATATGTCAGTTTGGGTACATATAGATAAGGGGAGTGATTTCATTAGTGCAGTTGAATTTCGAGTTCAGTTGAGTAGACTATGTTGAgtatattttgatgtatttatgtTTCTAGTTTAGTTATGTAAATTAAACTATAGTAGTAGCCAAGCTCTCGCTTTCGTTCAGGCGTAGGATTGAGAACCAACAAAAGGTACTAAATGACCAACAAGATTATAGTACATAATAGAGGGGGCAAGTGTTCTTTATATTTTGCACTTATACAAACTCGATGTGAAGGCAGAAAATGCATGTCTCCATTCCACCTAGCAGTATTGGTGCTTTTATTCTAAGGagaactttaaatttattcACGGTGAAGTAGTGAGGTGGATTAAAAGACCAGTATGCTCACCCAGGCTCTTAGAATAGATTATTTGTTGATATCTCAGTAACGACCGGAGAATCTTTCCTCAGaaatatagttgaaatttgcagggaactttctgggagggaaAAGTGactataaatattatatttacgAAAACGATTAGTAGTTAATTTAGGAGACAACCTTTAATTTCCTAAATATTTATTCGTCCAAAACGaatgacttttttttgttttttttttaattatgttacACACGTAAGCTAATGAGTCAACAGAACCCTTTtgcatagagaaaaaaaaatattgttacgCCTTAAAATGAGCcaagaagtttatttttctgaacCGCTGATCCTAATCCTAAAACTTTTGTTGAGACCTGTAACTTGACTTCGAATAATACCGATCTTTCCAGAACATACAAAAAAGGCGTTAAAAATTGTCACTGCAGtctgtttgaaaaagaaattcacCAGCGTCTTGGTCAAGGGGCTCctagactgaaaaaaaaaacttgaaaccaaTTTTGGCTGCATCGGtttgttatttcaaaaatgGGGATTATCtccaaaaaaatcataaattttttttcgtagaAGAGCTCGTAAATTAAGTTCCATGTAGACACAACCAGCTACACCTCAatcaaaacaatattatttagaaaattgGCTGTATTGATATGCGACAAATTTTTCTGAACAGAATTCAGCTTCATAGCAGTTTCAACTGTATGATCATACCTTTACCTCTATTTATAATTTCTAGTCctttatttggattattctgaGAAATACCGTTTTTCTGTCACACTTAAACGGCATTCAGAAGCTTGACTCAGTCACAGACCTAAGTCTGTTACCATCCGTGTTCGTGACCAAAGTATTTGAGTCTTGAATGTAACTGGTAGAAACTTGACTGTGATTGGTTCATAGTTCAATTATATAGAACTTAAAGACTTAGTTCAAGACTGAAGTCAGTGCATATTTCCCTTGAATCTCACTTTGGGTATTTGAATAAACGCGTTTTGACCTTCTAGTAGAGGCTTATTTATTTGActaattattttacttattttttttcttctgaatgaCAATAGGACTTAAACACGGTCaaggaaaatagggaaaaatctCGCCCTGAAAATTCTCCGAAATAGCAAAATTATTCAACTTACCAAAGGTACAGGCTCAACTTCCATATCAGTCGTTGTTTCCGTAGATACTTCCTACGGGAAAAAAACcacatcaaaaattaataaaatagatataCCTAAATTTGATTGCTTTTACAAATTCTCCTGTTTAGAATGACTCAGCTTTACGAGATATTCAAATACAAGaggtatttattttgaaaaaaaaatgtctctaaCAAGCCAAGATGAGCTGACTTTGCATTtcgaaataaaaagaacaaacaaaaaacaaaacaaaacaagagctaagagctcatatggcacttgtgacgaggcaagaagagctaagagccaagagctcatatggtatgagctctaacaaaattctaagaatcaatagattgatttaaaatcaaaatcagaggcttaatgccggtcaggatttaaaataagagctctgagtcacgatgcctttctatatatcaaaattcattaagatccaatttttctaatttttcctctccctttatccccccagatggtcgaatctgggaagacgactttatcaagtcaatttgtgcagctccctgacacgcctaccaattttcatcgccctagcacgtccagaagcaccaaactcgccaaatcactgaacccctcccccaaactcccccaaagagagcgaatccagtacgattctgtcaatcacgtatcaaggacatttgcttattctatccaccaagcttcatcccgattcctccactccaagtgttttccaagatttccccctccagctccccacaatgtcaaaagatctggtcgggatttgaaataagatctctgagacatgaattccttctaaatatcaaatttcattaagatccgatcacctattcgtaagataaaaataccccaattttcacgttttccaagaattccggtttccccctccaactccccccaatgtcacaggatctggtcggaatttaaaattagagctttaaagcacaagatccttctaaatatcaaatttcattaagatctggtcaccctttcgtaagttacaaataccgcaattttcaaaattcccccccccctccaactccaccaaagagagcagatccggtccggctatgtcagtcgcgtatcttagacaggtttttattcttcccatccagtttcatcctgatctctccgctttaagtattttctaatatttccggtcccccccccaataacgctgggtccggttgagatttaaaataagagatctgagttacaaggtccttctaaatatgaagtttcatgaagatcaaatcaccccttcgtaagttaaaaatacgtcatttttttctaatttttctgaattaacacccccccccccaatagagcgatCCGTCCTAATtgtgtaaatcacgtatctaagactcctgctaatttttcccaccaagtttcatcccgatccctccaatctaagcgttttcatgattttaggttcccccacccaaacccccccccccaatgtcaccagatcctgtcgggatttaaaataagagctttgagacacgattaccttctaaatatcaaatttcattgagatccgatcacccgttcgtaagttcaaatacctcattttttctaatttttcataattaaccccctccccccagctaccccaaagagagcggatccgttccagttatgtcaatcatgtattcatgacttgtgcttgttttaccaccaagtttcatcccaatccctccactctaagtgttttccaagattttaggtttccccatcccaactccccccccccaaatgtcaccatatccgctttaaaaatttgtctttgaacgattttcttaagtacctttaatgacgtcatcgtcataacaaacatgacgacaactaacttcatgacaacatcatgacatgacgtcactcgacagacataacccacagacaacttatttatatatatatatatatatatatatatatatatatatatatatatatatatatatatatatactagctgttggggtaagtcgcgcgcgtaagtcgttacacgccatattagttacgcgccattgtagttgtgtccctgtgtcccacctgtgaatagagatagatagatagaaagatatatatatatatatatatatatatatatatatatatatatatatatatatatatatatatatatatatctatatatataaaaataagttgtctgtgtgtggatctgtggatcaggtgacgtcacctgaaaaaactggatcaggtgacgtcaaaactgaaaaaactaaaaaaaggcaaaaactacaaaaaaaactaaaaactaataaaaaaaataaaaaagctaaaaaactaaaaaaactaaaaaaaggcaaaaactacaaaaaaaaaactaaaaactaataaaaaagctaaaaa includes these proteins:
- the LOC136043463 gene encoding uncharacterized protein LOC136043463; the protein is TMNGTYINDRQISKGQWTRVEAGSLIWIGCQLQVSNIIEKEHFVFKVFFVKDVKTEVSTETTTDMEVEPVPLELPAVPEAGISTKTENISVVTDYERSILKKQFEAMHLPSFIDENQIEIADLSDLPGLRSLPKPVTYPQTSCVCHHNFVNRMVVDMSQPSTSGGYRRLLDKELEKQSYESSGEIVSGHPIIQNKFTGVNPDETSLTSPCKTVSVQSESLNSVDLNKVKLEYTPSIRPKPPNFDSSGYSQVDVIVIEDSDDEQSNCSKSDDGRSPLTMADDLDEGFRLKKEVLYDSDSNDDVTQWIEEISQQIASEDQNLVLNGNGENHMNIMLQNTILSNAKDDKSLLDDIRSSNDSAIEEITLDSDDSEDDTIEVTPATVAGSSSRLNEGPRGRFESVDQGFFPDLSQAILDEFEEEDRAGEFKDKNSNFLLIRV